One genomic window of Haloferax mediterranei ATCC 33500 includes the following:
- a CDS encoding DUF7529 family protein, which yields MEKHPLSDESNTWETVVEECEALADDYRERDWRVVVALPGDVAPVPGTGDDVVDHVGLDIVVGDDVYSEVESAVEGTAFDEYESFRAVTNGLVYLALIVRATEDEVAVCLPLYYRLAETDRMFSLLADGATMRTKVHPLDPDKGVEFVHEDPEPLLPPDWDAEV from the coding sequence ATGGAAAAACATCCGCTCTCGGACGAGTCGAACACGTGGGAGACGGTGGTCGAAGAGTGTGAAGCGCTCGCTGACGACTATCGAGAGCGCGACTGGCGCGTCGTCGTGGCCCTGCCGGGCGACGTCGCTCCCGTTCCCGGAACAGGCGACGATGTCGTCGACCACGTCGGTCTCGATATCGTCGTTGGCGACGACGTATACAGTGAGGTCGAATCGGCCGTCGAAGGCACAGCGTTCGACGAATACGAATCGTTCCGCGCGGTCACCAACGGTCTCGTCTATCTCGCACTCATCGTCCGCGCGACCGAAGACGAAGTCGCGGTCTGCCTCCCGCTGTACTACCGTCTCGCCGAGACCGACCGCATGTTCTCGCTGCTCGCCGACGGCGCAACGATGCGGACGAAGGTCCACCCGCTCGACCCCGACAAGGGCGTCGAATTCGTCCACGAGGACCCCGAGCCACTCTTGCCACCGGACTGGGACGCAGAGGTCTAA
- a CDS encoding zinc ribbon domain-containing protein — MSAPSDDQPTRDRGPNEVFCRDCGAVIDERAEICPECGVRQRDPPQSSVDSAVDDLFEGGNPFIAALLSALFPGLGQLYNRELERGLAFAVGMVVTTLSTVVFIGIVLIPAVWLYSIYDAYTRAELRAEELRCEEADDETESAENSGAATNVESPDDSTA, encoded by the coding sequence ATGTCAGCGCCTTCCGACGACCAACCGACCCGAGACCGTGGCCCGAACGAAGTGTTTTGCCGCGACTGCGGCGCGGTTATCGACGAGCGGGCTGAGATTTGCCCCGAGTGCGGAGTTCGCCAGCGCGACCCGCCGCAGTCATCGGTCGACTCCGCGGTAGACGACCTGTTTGAAGGAGGGAACCCATTCATTGCGGCGCTTCTATCCGCTCTCTTCCCCGGGTTGGGTCAACTGTACAACCGCGAACTCGAACGCGGACTTGCGTTCGCCGTCGGGATGGTCGTCACAACGCTTTCGACGGTAGTATTCATCGGAATCGTTCTCATCCCCGCGGTGTGGCTCTATTCTATCTACGACGCGTACACACGCGCGGAACTTCGAGCCGAGGAGTTGCGGTGCGAGGAGGCGGATGATGAGACCGAATCGGCGGAGAACAGCGGTGCTGCGACTAATGTCGAATCACCGGACGACTCGACGGCCTGA
- a CDS encoding UbiA family prenyltransferase has protein sequence MRIVPKRLYAAVVHSSVFLGVATIGEIYVASSLAGISPNAALVVGFLITVGIYNFDKLADLDADEANYVGRTAFIAAHPRMYTAFSALAIIGALGLAIQRGGVYGLGLTLFPGVVAVFYSLPLLPIPSADRLKDIFLVNTTVVALAWAVLVAFVPFAVAAAEPSYIAGAVVAAVWFFLRSAISVEVHNVRDVEGDKENGVATLPTAVGVRRTQLILYAMELVSLGFVVGAAWLDYVPLWAPIALLPATVYSVWITYALTGTNRSVERLCTLRDGEGVLMVLGVVVAAHGLSLVPV, from the coding sequence ATGCGAATTGTCCCAAAGCGGCTATACGCAGCAGTAGTGCACAGTTCGGTGTTCCTCGGCGTGGCCACCATCGGAGAAATATACGTCGCGTCGTCCCTCGCGGGCATCAGTCCGAACGCGGCCCTCGTCGTCGGATTCCTGATTACCGTCGGCATCTACAACTTCGACAAACTCGCGGACCTCGACGCCGACGAAGCGAACTACGTCGGTCGAACCGCCTTCATCGCGGCGCATCCAAGGATGTACACCGCCTTCTCGGCGCTCGCCATCATCGGCGCGCTCGGACTCGCAATCCAACGCGGCGGTGTCTACGGGCTTGGACTGACGCTCTTTCCCGGCGTCGTTGCCGTTTTCTACAGTTTACCGCTCCTGCCGATTCCGTCTGCCGACCGGCTCAAAGACATCTTTCTCGTCAATACGACCGTCGTCGCACTCGCGTGGGCGGTCCTCGTTGCATTCGTCCCGTTCGCGGTTGCGGCAGCGGAGCCGAGCTACATCGCCGGGGCCGTCGTCGCCGCGGTCTGGTTTTTCCTCCGCTCTGCGATTTCGGTCGAAGTTCACAACGTGAGGGATGTCGAAGGTGACAAAGAAAACGGAGTCGCAACCCTCCCAACGGCTGTCGGTGTTCGTCGGACCCAACTGATTCTCTACGCGATGGAACTGGTTTCACTGGGGTTTGTTGTCGGTGCCGCGTGGCTCGATTACGTCCCTCTCTGGGCACCCATCGCGCTCCTTCCCGCCACCGTGTACTCCGTGTGGATTACCTACGCGCTTACCGGTACGAACCGGTCGGTGGAGCGACTCTGCACGCTCAGAGACGGAGAAGGTGTACTGATGGTCCTTGGCGTAGTTGTCGCAGCCCACGGACTATCCCTCGTCCCTGTCTAA